One Danio rerio strain Tuebingen ecotype United States chromosome 7, GRCz12tu, whole genome shotgun sequence genomic window, CAAGACCGGAGGAAAAGCCCGCGCTAAGGCCAAGACTCGCTCCTCCAGGGCGGGCCTGCAGTTCCCAGTTGGTCGCGTTCACAGACTTCTCCGCAAGGGTAACTACGCTCAGCGCGTCGGTGCTGGAGCTCCAGTGTACTTGGCCGCTGTGCTCGAGTATTTGACCGCTGAAATCCTGGAGTTGGCTGGAAACGCTGCTCGGGACAACAAGAAGACTCGCATCATTCCCCGACACCTTCAGCTGGCGGTGCGCAATGATGAGGAGCTGAACAAACTTTTGGGCGGAGTGACCATCGCTCAGGGCGGCGTGTTGCCCAACATTCAGGCAGTGCTGCTGCCCAAGAAGACCGAGAAGGCCGCCAAAGGCAAATAAATTTTAATTCGGATTTCATTTACCCAAAGGTTCTTTTAAGAACCACCCACTTACTCCTCAAAAAGCAATTTACTTGCCACTGTTAATTATAGTTAAATGCACTTATTTTGATACGTTTATTGAAAATAAGTGTTCGTGGGATCTTCAAACGTATGTAACGCGAGtttctttaaaatgtagttttcttTGGAGAACTATTTCCCCCAACTTTAGTCGATTTAACATCTTCGACTGGCGTTTTAATGCGTTTTGAACACCAAAATAAGAGTAGTTTGAACTGAAATGTTTACAGTTTCAGAAGTAGTAAACTTTTTCAGAAGTAGTAAACTTTTTTTAGTAAACTTAAACTTTTCAGATTAAATGGTTACCAGAAAGGAAAATACATCAACAAAAATCACAAAGAAAAATTTCTTGGGTTTCAAATGCTTTAagactatatattttttgtgcaaTAAAAGTTCCAATTATTGGATTCTTAAAGTCTTAtttcaaaaacaaagatttaGGCCTCACGCAAAGTATTAACTGAAAttttgtcttgtaggtcttaaatgaTAAGTTTTCATTTTTCCTTTTGCCAGTCTTCTTgatgttttctttaaaacatttggccttcaaataaataataaaaatataatatggaAAAAATAGTTGTATGTCTGGCATTTTGTTCATGGTTTTTAAGTCTTAAATTGGACTTTGTGAAAACCCTAAATTAGGTGAATCAGAAAGCAACATTAGCTAAATTAAGCTGAACtgcaatcatttatttttttaataaaatgtgtaacATTAAGTATTTTATGAATTCTGCTCTTTCAGTGTATTTGTTACTAttggtttacttgtttattatgtaacagtctgcatgtgtttttaaatttGGGACTTGTGGTTGTAATGGGGAAGAAAGAGTATGGACAAGTTCTGTACATCTTCAATGGACTGAGTAAACAAAAGCTTCATCTTGCTTTCCCTTATGAAATTGAGACCATTATTGCAATAATGGGTGCCTCTGAAAAGTGCTGAAGACCTAAATGATGTGTCAGATGGTGATATGAAGACTTtcagaaaagggaaaaaaatagtGCGAGACTGATATCGGCAGACAGAGGAGACCACGATGTCAAATGTACTCTCTTGCCCCcactgcattacaaacacctcaCATAAACAGTATTTCATGTTTCGTAATACTAtctacaaataaatgcatatataggCCTAAATACATatgaatgtgtattttttaaatctataaataaaaatattaaaggcTTTCAAGGATTTTGGAAGCTGGTGATGAAGGGGTGGCgctgtgggtagcacaatcgcctcatagcTAAAAGGTTGCTATTTCGAGCGCCAGcggggtcagtaggcatttctgtgtggagtttgcatgttcttcccgtttttccgtgggtttcctcctggtgcttcggtttcccccacagtccaaacacatgtggtataggtgaattgaatgtataaattgtatgtgtgtaaacgcaagaatgtatgagtgtttcccagtgttgggttgtggctggaaaggcatccgctgtgtaaaacgatggataagttgccggtttggtgacccctgattaataaagggactaaaccaaaaagaaaatggataAAGATGCTGATGATTGAAAAAGGTCCATTGCCAAAAACTtgtatattactattatatttaaagcattttgggtgaactgtccttttaaatgcaattatttaaaaagattGACACGCCTAATGTGGCGTTGTAGCTCCGCCTTACGGGTTTCAACTAGGTCGTCTAAGCGACTGTAAAAGTTCTACGGTGTTGCGCTAATGTACATTTCTGAATCTGAGTTGTAATAGTTGCGAATCATGTCTGGCAGAGGTAAAGGCGGCAAAGGACTGGGAAAAGGAGGCGCTAAGCGTCACCG contains:
- the hist1h2a7 gene encoding histone cluster 1 H2A family member 7 yields the protein MSGRGKTGGKARAKAKTRSSRAGLQFPVGRVHRLLRKGNYAQRVGAGAPVYLAAVLEYLTAEILELAGNAARDNKKTRIIPRHLQLAVRNDEELNKLLGGVTIAQGGVLPNIQAVLLPKKTEKAAKGK